The segment CCTACAAAGAACATTATGAATGTAATTAGGAAGGCGCTTCACAGGAAAATTAAACAGCTCAAGGAGTTATGACCAAACTAAACTACCTCCTTTCTAATAGCCGATGAATCCTCTCCACCAACAGGAACATCAGGGTGAGTCATATTTGGTATAGACCGTGCCACTTGTTGGAGCTCATCTTGAAGCTTCACGAGGTCTTCTTCCAGAGTTACAAGACTCTCCTTAAGACTTTTAcctgaagtaaaaaaaaactctttttaatCTTCAACAAAAAAACACAGACCAAGCAAAGAAAATGAAATTCCTCTCATATTACCTTCTTCAACGAGTCTTTCACGTTCTGAAGGTTCAAGCTTCCCTTTCATCTTCTTGGCAACGTTGTTCCTTTCCTCACGAATCCCCTCAACTTCCTGCTATCTGCAAGCGTTGATTAGCTGAACCGAGAGAAGAAAGATAAACGTTTGAATTCAATTCCTAAACCAATGCCACCAAAACACTCGATGACTAAACACTATCCAGAAACTAACAAAGACACAATCTTTTGCATCTCCTCCTATTCAAAGTAGCTGACTTTACATCTTTCCATAACTTAAAGTTCCCAAACTTTGAAATTGAGCTTAATTGGTAACAGGAGAGTAACCTTCTGGAGATTGACCATGTTCTCGTAAAGCTCGATCACACCTCCCAAATCAGCATTCGAGTTTCTATTCTTGATATTGATTTCAACCGCTTCCTTGTTATCCCTTATCCACTTGAAGTCAATGGAGGCCTTCCACTGAGGCCTCGCAGCTAAAACTCGCAACCAGTAACGAATTAGTCAAATGATTTGACGAGGTAAGAGAGATCGAAACATGGATAATACCAGAGGAATCCGAAGCTTGCGTGGGTGGAATCTCTTGTACAGCGGCGGGGGAAGCGGAGAAGGCTCTGACGAGGAAAGGCTTACGCGGGTGAACATGGCGGGAGAATTGACCAAGTGTTTGGAGAGTATTGGGAGGGATTGGTTTGAGGAAGAGGCGAGAGGTGAATGTGGAGAAGGTCAAAGGGACGGTGGCGAGTCTCAGTGTGTGTAAACCCATCGCCGGAgctgagagaaaaaaaagacacGACGGCTTGTTAAGTTTATCATCTGCTCTGCTCTTTGCGTAGTGATACCGAAACGTTGTCGTTTTAACACAGAAAAATTGGTTAGTGGTTTTAGTTTTGCGTTCAGCTATTCAGTTCGGTTTGGGTTATTAATGTTAGGATTGGTTCGGTTCagataataaaactaaaaaccaagAGTGACCAACATAATTAGATTTGGTTCATATAAAATTTCGGATGATTTGAGTAATAATATCGGTTGCTCAGATGATttggattaaaaaaaagttttaaacattaaaataaacttaataatgTTAGAGAATTCATTTTTAGatataaattatgtttataGATATTCAGTTATACCTAATATTTGAAGTATAACTTTTTaagtataaaattttgattcatATAACTATTCAGTTTTGGTTTGATTCTCTTTAATTCGATCCGAATCAATTCTTTTGGTTCCAGTTAATGGGTCCATGCTTAGTTTAGTGTTTCAGAtgtgttaaaattttatttcaataACAGTGAAACAAGCAAATACCCTCTTGGCAAAAAGAACGTACACTTTCATGCCAAATCAGAACAAAGAAAACAGAAGTCATTCAAGAAAAGCAAGAGACACAAGTCACAGACGAAGAAGACACCCACATCATGACGGCTTGTAATATTTGGTAGCCACGAACGGCATCTTAGTGATGTTGCCTTCATAAGGCTTCCCACGGACCACGATCTTAACTTTGGTCCCATTCTTATGCTGACCCGACTTAACATACCCCATGGCAATGTTCTTCTTCAAGTTGGGACTAAACCCACCACTCGTGATCTCACCAATCTTGTTACCACTTTCATCATGCACCTCGCTATGCGACCTTGCTGGTGGTCCCGAAGAGAAGAATCCAACTCTTCTGATCGTTGGTCCATCTTGAAGCTGTTTGAGGATCACATCAGCTCCAAGAAACCCTCCTTCGGCTCTTCTGCGTTTCCCTATGGCCCATGTGAGCCCAGCTTCGACAGGAGAAATGTGTTGCTCCATGTCGTTGCCGTAGAGACAAAGCCCTGCTTCTAGCCTGAGACTGTCTCTTGCTCCTAGGCCTGTGAGTCTTACTTTTCCCTCGGATTTCTCCAGGATTGCTTTGGCTAAATCAACTGCATGCTCGGATGGAACCGAGATCTCAAACCCATCTTCCCCAGTATACCTGAAAACACAAAACATAACTCTTTCTAGTAGAACCAAGAAACGAAAAGATAGTATAGCGTAGGCTTGCGGGTTCGGGTGGCCCGTAGTTATGTTAATTCGGTCAACATAAATTTTACCAAATTAACCCGAAATAAAGTTCAGTTTGGTTCGGTATTTGGTTAATTCAGTTTTTGAAAATCCTACCAAAGTTCTTGATTCcggttatatttttatttaattttgttaaaattttggataagtTCGATTAATTTCCGTTAAATTCGGTTAGTTTGGTTGTTTTGGTTTGAAATTTGATTAGTTCAGTTTCTTCAGTTCGGTTTTTTGGTATGATTTAGTTATGATTTCCTTTTAAAGAAAACCAAAGTAACTGATTGCTGAACTGAACCAAACTGAACCAAAAACTAAACTTTTCTAGAAAACCTACCGAATCGAACCGAACTCCTAACCAaaaatttcggttcggttcgacgGGTCCAGTTCAGTTCAAAATCCCAGCCCTAGTATAGCATCTGACTCAAAGCTGACAGTGAAAGTGTGAAACGTGAGATGTTACCCGGTCCTGGTAAGGAAGCAAGTGGAACCATTAATGTCCAGAATCTGGAACTGCCCAAAGTAAAGCTTGCTCAAGTCTTCTTTAGTCAAATGTTGAAGCACCGGAGCAGCCAAAGGACCCTACATCACACAGTTCAAGATCACAATGTGCTCTAACTACAAGGAGACaatcttttgttttaaaatcaaTAAGCCAAACCTGAAGGGCGAGAAGAGATCTATCATCATGAATATGCCAAGAGACATCACCACCTTTGGATTTAAAAGCCTTCATGTGCTCTTCAATATGAGCCAAATCCTTATCCCTACAACCAGCATTCACCACCAAATAGATATGCTCATCCGTCACTTTGGTAATCACCGAGTCATCAATAGCACCTCCCTTCTCGTTCGTGAACACCGTCAAGCTCCCGGTCCCAGGAGCCAAACCAGCCACGTCAGCAACCACGAGCGTCTCGAGAAAAGGAACACAGTCTTTGCCCTTGAGGCTCAAACCACACATGTGAGCAACATCAAACAAACTGCCATTGACTCTGCAGTTAACGGTCGAGTCCATGATGGAGTCTTTGTACTGAATCGGCATGCTCCAGCCAGCGAAAGGAACCATCTTTCCACCGTGTGCGACGTGGAAGTCGTAAAGAGCTGTCTTTTTAAGGTCGGCGTCAGAGGAGAAGCAGCGGCGTGACAGAGCTTTCTTGTCGGATTGAGCTAGACGACGGGTTATGGATTGCCCTAGCTGCCATAGACTCCCACCTCTCATCTTCTACATAACAGTTTGATCCAAGAGTAATCAAAATACAATCAGATAGACAAAAAGGAGAACACTTTGAATCCATAAAGTCTTTAACTATAAGATTCAGATTCATTACATAACATTTGAAACCAATCTGGGGACTCAGTAACAGCAATGAGATCGAATTTATAATTTcacaaagaaataaaacatCATAATATGAGATTCTGTGAATGAAAACATTGATCGGAGACAAAGAAATGAAAAGGGTTGTGTAGAAATCTTACAAAGATCGAGACTTTGTTTTGTCCCTGGAGCTTCCTGAGATTCCTGATCCTACTACTTTGTAGTGTTGTTGTTGCTTTGAACTGATGAATtggtaataaataaattaaaaatatcggTTTCAGTGGCAAAAGGGACTTTTTAGGGATTAAAAAGATTTATAATTGaattaaaaatgtgaatttaaaaagaatagaGCCAGGGGTTGGTAGGGTGGTGGTGGAAGAATCATCAGCCAAAGCAACCACATCCCTATTGAGTGGTAAGTATTGTTCtctctttatcttcttctttttagttttcctaaaatcaaaataaacataaagaaaaggtttgatgtttgttatattttctGATATAGCTTTCTAGTTGAAACGGTTGTCAAATAAAACTCTCGTTGAATGTTATTAGCATTTTGATCcattaatatttcaaaatgGAATCAAGAGCTTGGCTTCTATGAATATGAGCCATGGTACCACCACCCAAtctttgatatattaatatggCATATCCTATATTTCTAAGTTTTATATGGATGAATTCATCAAAGTAACATTTCTTTTGTCTTATGCTTTGAGTCTTTGACTAAACAATATTTTGACTGAAtatgataattattttttgtgtgCAAAATAATCATTTATGTAAGAAACATTTTAACCCATATTGGAATCAAACTACATGTAAACTTGAGACAATCAAGCTGTTTTTATTCTTGTCGTTTGGTTATATTGACTTCGCGTCATGATCATCAAAAACTTGGATTCTCTGCAACCAAGAATCATGTGACGATAAGCATTTCAAGCATATGTAATAGACAAATAGAATAAATCTATTTCGTAGttcataagagaaaaaaaaatctcgaaCAGAAAATAAATCGGAAATGTTtcactaattaataataatatttgacGTTACACATACTACGAGTCCGACCATAACCGCAAAAGTTGTAGCTATGAGCTAAGGTCTTTCTCGATTAAAACATTGAAGttgaaataaaaatgtaaatgtGAATTAATCACTCTAAATTTATTATGACAACGGAAATGATTTGAGTAGCATAATAAGCTGTGAATGAGCTCACACACCGCACACAAACACTTGACTATACGTTCAAGGaaagccaccaccaccaccaagtCCACCGCCCCCTCCGTCTAAACCGCCTCCACCGAGGagtccaccaccaccaccgaggAGTCCACCACCGCCACCGCCAAGTCCGCCACCACCCAAACCGCCTCCAATTCCAGCATTGATACCAGCATTGATACCAGCTCCAATCCCTATCCCACCAAGGCCACCACCGGCTCCACCGCCGCCGCCAAGGAATTTTTCATCCTTGAATTGGGTATCTCCGGAAATAAGTTTCCTAGCACCGACATTTGCACAAACAAGTGCAATGAAGAGAAGCACAAGCAAGTTAGTGAAAGTGCCtttcatgtttgctttgatggtatagattatttttttgattatgacgaggtgtgtgtgtgtgtgttacaAGAGCATATATAGGCTATGTATTTATATACGCATACATACCTAACTCGGGTGCAAATTAAATGCGAATTGATTTGGACTTAGGACAATGTAGCTTAATTAGGTAAATTAGTCTTAATGAACgtgagtgtttcaaaaaaaaaaaagttttaatgaACGTGTCAAACGAAAGGTATTTTATACAAAGAGGAAATCATATAATGAAACAATTTTCTAGATGGTAAAACGTGAAACGTTGTGCACTGAAATGTTATACTACTATATAATGTTGAGCAATTTTAGACATATTTGAGATGTTATAATCTTTGAGGACATCttattttttgaacaacacTTGACGAAAAATTCTACAATTTCAATTCAAAAATTATTGGTAACGAGTGACTGGTTCATGTTCTTCATGGTATCTTTTTCGCTTTTGAGATGTTGAGTTTCTAACAAGATTAATATATGGATACGATCATCATCATTTCATATAGAAACATATGTTCGTGGATCGTGGTGTAGTGGAGGGGCTCAATCTTATTTGTCAAAACCAAAAATCTATTTTCtgcaaaattattttgtaactcACGTGGTATAAGATGTTACCGGATTATCTATATATCAATTCCGACGCTTAAAACACGGTGTTTATATAACAAAAAGCAGTATTTCAGTGACTAGAGATGCCGTGCCGTGATGGGTAGGTAAGTAAGGACATAAAAAGACCTAACAACTCCACCGCATTTCTATGGATATATTAATTGGGAAGCCAAAGACATACACATGATCATTGAGACCTAATTGAAGATTGATAAAGTAAAGGTAGAGCTCGATATGGAATGTATATACCATAAATGCGTAAATGGATTTGGAATGATACAGTTGAAGTGCGTAGGTGGATCCATTAATATAGACAACTAATCTGACTCCCCTTTAACGATCTTGCCTAACTTGATACAATCAAGCTGTTTTTATTCTTGTATCTTTTGCTGGGGTAATAATCTGTCTTCCTAAATGTTGTTGTTACATGCTGTAGTTGAATTAGCATTAGGTCCGGTTTGATTACGGTTCACCTTCGAATTTGCAGCCATATACAGTACATAGAAGCTAGGTTCTGAGAGGGGAATGTTCTCTTGTTCATGAATCTGAAAATATGGTTGCTAATGCACTAGGTTATCTAATCTTGAATcacctttgtttttttttttgcaatcaTAAATGGTCTTAGAAGCTTGTACATTCTCAttgatttacaatttttttactaCTTTGAGTAAAAATAAGGCTATATAACAAGAAAAGAATATCAAGATCATATCCTTTGTTGTGTAAATGGTCTCAAATTCTTAAAAATTGGAAACTTTTGTGATTAAGTATTGACTCAAAGTATCTCTTTTTcacttcttttttctttgtggAAGTTTCTTAATCTAGAAAATGGATGCTGCATGCCATGGAAGCCGCATTTTTCCAGGAAGGTATGAAACTTGTTTATTATATCTGTTTAACCGTTATGAACTATGTAATTTGTGTTTAATCACTTGTTGTTCTTGCCTCATTTTGTGCGGCAAGAAGGTTGGAAACCGAGCACAAACGGTGGTGAATTTGACTCAATCGCCAGCTGTGAAGCCTCCTCAAGAAATCTCTCAAGAGGCTTCTGCGTTAGTATTATGATTCTTGtaacttatattttattacCATTCTGTGATTGTTCATTTCTCCACGTTGAGTGACAATTCTAGATTCATAAACATtgtttgttccgaagttctagGTTTATAAACATTGCATTTTATGATTGTTTTTGTAATTTGTTGTGTTCATAGACCAATTTATTCTCTTGTATCTTTTGTTGGGGCAAAAACATGTCTTCCTAAATCCTAAATGTTAGTGTTACATGCTGTGGTATTCCCCCCAACATGTGATTCTGTATGGTTTTGGTTGAATTTGAATTAGGTCCGGTTTGATTACGGTTCACCTTCGAATTTTGAAGAACCATTACTGTAACCCGAAACGTGCTTACGACGTCGTATGAAGCGTAACCGTTAAACTGAGACCCAAGTCAAAGTcaaaatcaataaataaaaattaggtCAGATGTCAGCATCCAGATTCCTCCGACTCTTCGTCACTAGACTCGCTCCCGTTGCGATGTCGTCGTCATCGTCATCCTCTTGGTCATGCACCAAATGTACATTCCTCAATTCTCCTTCTCAGAAGCTCAACTGCATGATCTGCTTGACTCCTCTCCCCACCCCTTCGTCCCTCTCGGTTTCCTCCAACGACGAATCTCAATGGGCGTGCAAAGCTTGCACCTTTCTGAACACCTACAAGAACTCAGCCTGCGGAATCTGCGGGACGCGATCGCCGTCGTCTTCTTCTCTCCTTGCCTTCGACGACTTGACCGATTCGGGGAGTCTCGAAAGTaacaccaacaacaacaacaactcaatCGGGTCTGTTTTCTTCCCTCTGCGGCGGTGTAGCAAACGCAAGGCCATGGATGATGATGACGTCATCGAGGTTGATGGTGGTTCTGTGAAGAAAAGAAACGAAATTGAATCGAAAGGTTGGACCTTTAAAACTCCTTGCTCGTTGAAAATGTCCTTACTTTGTTTGATTACTCTATCTGTAGGGGAAGCTTCTGGTTCAGGAACAGCTTTGTCTTGTGTGAAGATTTTGACTTACAATGTTTGGTTCCGTGAAGATCTTGAGTTGAGTAATAGGATGAGAGCGATTGGCCATCTTATCCAGCTTCATTCTCCTCATCTCATATGCTTTCAGgtcatttttttaacatttgacGCTGAGTGAGTTGAATAATAGAAGCAGCTTGATGGTTGTTATGTGGTCTTTGTAGGAAGTTATCCCTGAGATATATGAGATTTTCCGCAAATCCAACTGGTGGAAAGAGTATACTTGTTCTGTCTCAGTCGATGCGGCGCAATCAAGAGGCTACTATTGCATGCTGGTAGGCTCTTTAGCTTGTAGATTTGTCAAGttcctttgatttttttttgtaaactgacTGTTATGGTTGATTTGCAGTTGAGCAAGGTGGGGATGAAGTCTTCAAGCTGTAAAAGCTTTAGGAACTCGATAATGGGAAGAGACTTATCCGTTGCAGAGGTTGAAGTTCCGGGGAGAAAGCCGCTTGTTCTGGCAACAAGCCATCTCGAGAGTCCCTGTCCAGGTCCTCCTAAATGGGACCAGATGTATAGCAGAGAACGCGTTGAACAAGCCAATGAAGCCATCGAGCATCTCAGAGCTAACCCCAACGTGGTATTTGCGGGAGACATGAACTGGGACGACAAGCTAGACGGGAAGTTTCCTTTGCCAGACAAATGGGTCGATGTTTGGGAGGTTTTGAAACCAGGCGATCTTGGTTTTACGTACGACACGAAAGCAAACCCGATGTTGTCTGGTAACCGAGCGTTGCAGAAGCGGTTAGACCGGTTTTTCTGCCGTCTGGATGATTACGAGCTTGGTGGGATCGAGATGGTTGGGAAAGAGGCGATACCTGGTTTGTCATATGTGAAAGAGAAGAGAGTGAGGGGTGACGTCAAGAAGCTGGAGCTTCCAGTGTTGCCTAGCGATCATTTTGGTCTGCTTTTAACTCTTTTGCCAAAATGAGTCCAAACTATCGGAGCTCGAAGTTCCTTTTTTCCCTCGTGGAACTTCTGTGATACTGATAAGCGGTTTTAGCTTCttctttgtgttttgttttggaaAGTCTTCATTTCCTGATTTGAACTGAAAGATCAGTCTTGAGTCCAGCTTTAGCTTTTGTAATGAAAAGTATGAAACTAATCAGTGTTAAAAcactttgataaaaaaaaaatcagtgttAAACACATGAGAGTTTGATTAGCAGGGCTTGGTTTCTGGCAGCTACGAAGCTATTCTTTAAACCTTGAATTTAATGTACAAAGCATGTTATTAACAATTgctatatgttaattttttttgtaattttctccAAGTCTGATTATGTTTAATACTACAAGTCGAAGAACTGCATTGCAGGGTTCATTTGTGTGCTTTTGTGAAAAATGGGTGTAAAAAAGAATTTGAGGAAAGACCAGTGTCTTACTCGCAAATTAAAAACTTTgtcccaaaagaaaaaaacctttttttttctgaaacacaACACTTGAAAAgcgaaaacaaaataaactcgGTTTCTTTGATTTAATCGTCGACTGGTGGTGAAGATGTACGAATCGGCGAACGTCTCCGACGACGCAGACCGTACGGCTTTCCGGCGAGCAGAGAAACATGACAGAGCCTGCTAAGTGATGACGTGAGCGCAAAACAGTCGTACACAATGATCGCTTCAGAAGAGGGTTATTAGTGAATGGGCCTAATCCAGGGTTAAACTAAATTTAAGACCCAACGAGCAGGACGGTTACGGCCCAAAACCAGAATAACAATTAAAGTCGAGACTCTCTCTATAAagaccaaaaaaattcaaaatatcttTATcgcctctcgaaaaacctagcGCAGCAGTCTGTCGCCATGGACGCATCCGTGATCAAAGTAATTATTCTTATCATGGCTTTATGTTTCTGGAATCAGTTGTCTGATTAGATCTTATTTACTTGAGGGTGTGGAAGGTCTGGAGTTGAACGGTAGTGATGCAGCGATTCGAAAGAGCAGgttcgtttctttttttttttttgagatttgtATATCTAATTAGATGGATCATGTGTTATTGTGTCTCACGGTAATTAATTAATATCCTTTTGCAATAATAGAGCAGCATTAGAAGGATTGCGGTTGAGGGATACGATATCTCCTCTCGTAAGGATGTTGTTGAAGAGGGCCTGAGAAAACACTTGGCATCACGTGGAATAAAGCTAATACATGCTTTTGCTCACGAACTAGACTTCAATCGTACTATTCTCTGCAGGTTTGTGACTTCTTCCTCCTCCAGCTTGATCGCTATTGCTGCTTAGTCTATAATAATAATCTTTGTGTCTTACAGATGCGGATTAATCTATGTtaacgaagaagatgaagaaaaggCGTTGACGTGTGATGGAAGTGACATGGGAGGAAGTATTTTACGAGTTACGGCTTACCCTTTTGACAGCAATCGCCTTGACCATTTCTTTGCTACTCCCGAAGCACAAGACAAATACCGACAGCGCGtgtaaattgatttttttttattttttttttcctttcttattTATTAACCTGTTTGTTCTTGTCCTAATATGATGTCCTGCTATTTTAGGTTGAATGTTACAGGATTTGATACTTGCCTTGCTGAGGATAAGGTCGAGGAGATGGCACGTTCGGTTTTCCCTGGATCCTATTGTTCTGTTTTGGGGGAAGTGGTTTTCGTTCATCTCCGTGGAAAAGATGCTATTGAAAAGGCTCTGAAACTTAGCGGACGTTCTGCGGGAGGCTTTAATCTTGTTGTTAATGCTGTCCTCCCACTAAGAAACGATGGCGGCGGTGGCGTCTCTCTCGCACGTACGTTACtttcttcattcttttttttttttttgttgtgtaaAACCGTTCATTCATTtgtatgtttgtttgtttcaggTAGGTTGGCTATGGCTGAGAAAGATGAAGCAGCTAGGTTGGCTGAAGCAGCTAGGTTGGCTAAGGGTAAGAGAACTAAAGCAGCTAGGTTGGCTAAGGCTGAGACAGCTAAAGCAGCTAGGTTGGCTATGGCTGAGAAAGATAAAGCAATTCTATCTGAGGGAAATCAGAAGTCGATCATGACTACCGACtagaaatctctctctctctctcaaatgcTGTCTCTTGTTATTTACTTGTCTTGCAATGCCACCtccttcttttctcttttttggatgttgaattatgtttttatgcGTCTGTGttgttttttatgataaaactCTGTAATAACACTGACAAACTTGGTTGTCCAATCAAGTTTTCAGTAAAGACTTAAGGTTATCATATCTACGTtccacaaaattaaatatttatccaAGTCCTCGGCTCCCTACGATCATGGTTTCGTTTGGTTTTCCACCCTAATTGTCAATTCTCCTTCTCGGCTTCCAAATCTATGTAGCTCTTTTTGGCACACGCAGCTTCCAACATTTTAGTTGCACTTCCACAATTCGTGCTTTCGTTTGTAATGCATTTGAAGCGTTCTAAAGTCTTTGAGAGGTTTTGCTCTTGGATGGTCTATGTTGTTCTTACAACCTTCTTCGCAGCAGTAACATCCCTCGCTGTGACTCTGGACCCTTTCGTGCTTTCGGAATTGCCATGTTGATCTTTTACTTTGAGGCCGGGCAGGGGAAAACGATTTTAGGTGCACTTGGTGTGTGAGAGAACTCGGCACTTATAGATTCCCAATGTTTGACATCTTCAAGCAAATTGTTAATTGAAACATTATACCCTTTTCTATTAATGGCACAAACCAAAATCAATCTCCAAATTCCCTTTAAAATGAACATTTGAAATCCCGCCGCCGACACATTTGAATATCATAAGAAGATCGCAAATTATAttcattaatttaatatatttattgaaacgtttttttttttgtaagatgcttaTTCCCAGCAAAACATGATCCTGTCCTTGAATCTTGATTATTACAAGAAAGAAGAAACCAATGGGTCTATAAAAATGGTTTTGTTTCGTTATCATAAAATGGATAGCTTCCCATGAGTACCTATAGTAATAATATTGTTTACTTCCATAgttaaaactgaaaataaaagaaacgtAAAGCAATAATAGGAATAAGACAGCTTGCATCTGAGTTTCTTTACTGTAAGAAAGAATCTCTTCGTAGAGAGATGTACCTCACCAATTCTCACTCCCCTTTTACTTTTTGCATTTAATTTCGTTAATACAACGGTGAGAGACTATGTTAGAGCTTAACACTCGAGCAAACGTATGAAACACGTGAATTCCTGCTAGAAATAGAAGGCAAGACCTTTAGAATCGGTTAGACTTTGAGACTGGGTTTAAAACCTTTCGGGGTTGGGATGACTGGGACCTGTAGATGGCCAAGAGCGTGCTGAGCACGTTTTTTTAGCCACGGAAGCTTCAAAATCAAAGTACATGCGTCATCATCACAAAACAACACTCAACTACTTCTCAAAAAAGATGTATGCATGCATGCTTTGTTAGAAAACTACAAACTACAGGGGTTCGTTTGTCCACGTTTTTCAAAAATAGGTCTAAAAAGAATTTTGGAGAAAGACCAATGTCTTCATtgcaaattaaaaaaagttagtCCAAAAGCgaaaacaaaactaaactcCTTTGATTCCCAGAGTCAGAGATTTAATCGTCGACGGGTGGTGAAGATGTACGAATCGGCGAACGTCTCTGACGACGCAGATCGTACGGCTTTCCGGAGAGCAGAGAAAAATTACAAGCTTTACTACGAACAAGACTCAAAGTTCTCGAGAAAGTAAGCaccttttttgttttaaaatctcCTCCCATTCATCACTGGCCATTGTTGTATCCTCCCACTTACATTCACTTCAAACTTCGCAGGAAGAAGCTACCTAAACCGGTTGATTTGTCATCGGTTCTCGATTTCAATTCAATTTCACAAGATTTCAACAAGACCGGTGCTTTACCCCACGGAATTAGGGTTGCAGAAGCTGATTCCCAGGTGTTCTGCATCGAGAATCGTCCCGGTAAAGTCAAAATTAAGATCTAATAGAGTTGGGTTTTGTAATTTGATTACTGGGTATGAAGATTTTCAATGAAAGGTTGAAACTTACGTGAAgtgaattttgatttttgatttaggGTTTTACTTTATCCCTAATGCGTTGAGCTTGGAGGAGCAGTGCAAATGGATCAGAGAGAGCTTGACGAGTTTTCTTCAGCCTCCGAATAGGACAAACCACAATGCTGTTTATGGTCCCGTTGCTGATTTGTTTGATTCAGCAAAAGCAAACAAGGTGTTGGTTCAGGAGGATGCTAACGGATGGAAGTTCTATGATGGTGAAGAAGCTAAACAAAGAAGTTGCAAATCAGTTTCAGCTTCAGTTCTGTTAAGGAAGCTTCGTTGGAGCACCCTTGGTCTACAGTTTGATTGGTCCAAGGTCGGTTTTTTGGAACTTGTTTTGATGAAATAGATTAGTATCTACTGCAACCTGAATTGAATTCTTTTTACAGCGCAACTATGATGTTTCTCTGCCTCATAACAACATCCCTGATG is part of the Brassica rapa cultivar Chiifu-401-42 chromosome A09, CAAS_Brap_v3.01, whole genome shotgun sequence genome and harbors:
- the LOC103843222 gene encoding tyrosyl-DNA phosphodiesterase 2 → MSASRFLRLFVTRLAPVAMSSSSSSSWSCTKCTFLNSPSQKLNCMICLTPLPTPSSLSVSSNDESQWACKACTFLNTYKNSACGICGTRSPSSSSLLAFDDLTDSGSLESNTNNNNNSIGSVFFPLRRCSKRKAMDDDDVIEVDGGSVKKRNEIESKGEASGSGTALSCVKILTYNVWFREDLELSNRMRAIGHLIQLHSPHLICFQEVIPEIYEIFRKSNWWKEYTCSVSVDAAQSRGYYCMLLSKVGMKSSSCKSFRNSIMGRDLSVAEVEVPGRKPLVLATSHLESPCPGPPKWDQMYSRERVEQANEAIEHLRANPNVVFAGDMNWDDKLDGKFPLPDKWVDVWEVLKPGDLGFTYDTKANPMLSGNRALQKRLDRFFCRLDDYELGGIEMVGKEAIPGLSYVKEKRVRGDVKKLELPVLPSDHFGLLLTLLPK
- the LOC103843221 gene encoding glycine-rich protein 5, producing MKGTFTNLLVLLFIALVCANVGARKLISGDTQFKDEKFLGGGGGAGGGLGGIGIGAGINAGINAGIGGGLGGGGLGGGGGGLLGGGGGLLGGGGLDGGGGGLGGGGGFP
- the LOC108869702 gene encoding uncharacterized protein LOC108869702 isoform X3, whose protein sequence is MDASVIKGVEGLELNGSDAAIRKSSSIRRIAVEGYDISSRKDVVEEGLRKHLASRGIKLIHAFAHELDFNRTILCRCGLIYVNEEDEEKALTCDGSDMGGSILRVTAYPFDSNRLDHFFATPEAQDKYRQRVLNVTGFDTCLAEDKVEEMARSVFPGSYCSVLGEVVFVHLRGKDAIEKALKLSGRSAGGFNLVVNAVLPLRNDGGGGVSLARRLAMAEKDEAARLAEAARLAKGKRTKAARLAKAETAKAARLAMAEKDKAILSEGNQKSIMTTD
- the LOC108869702 gene encoding uncharacterized protein LOC108869702 isoform X1, which codes for MDASVIKGVEGLELNGSDAAIRKSSSIRRIAVEGYDISSRKDVVEEGLRKHLASRGIKLIHAFAHELDFNRTILCRCGLIYVNEEDEEKALTCDGSDMGGSILRVTAYPFDSNRLDHFFATPEAQDKYRQRVLNVTGFDTCLAEDKVEEMARSVFPGSYCSVLGEVVFVHLRGKDAIEKALKLSGRSAGGFNLVVNAVLPLRNDGGGGVSLARTLLSSFFFFFLLCKTVHSFVCLFVSGRLAMAEKDEAARLAEAARLAKGKRTKAARLAKAETAKAARLAMAEKDKAILSEGNQKSIMTTD
- the LOC108869702 gene encoding uncharacterized protein LOC108869702 isoform X2 → MDASVIKGVEGLELNGSDAAIRKSSIRRIAVEGYDISSRKDVVEEGLRKHLASRGIKLIHAFAHELDFNRTILCRCGLIYVNEEDEEKALTCDGSDMGGSILRVTAYPFDSNRLDHFFATPEAQDKYRQRVLNVTGFDTCLAEDKVEEMARSVFPGSYCSVLGEVVFVHLRGKDAIEKALKLSGRSAGGFNLVVNAVLPLRNDGGGGVSLARTLLSSFFFFFLLCKTVHSFVCLFVSGRLAMAEKDEAARLAEAARLAKGKRTKAARLAKAETAKAARLAMAEKDKAILSEGNQKSIMTTD
- the LOC103843220 gene encoding aminomethyltransferase, mitochondrial, with translation MRGGSLWQLGQSITRRLAQSDKKALSRRCFSSDADLKKTALYDFHVAHGGKMVPFAGWSMPIQYKDSIMDSTVNCRVNGSLFDVAHMCGLSLKGKDCVPFLETLVVADVAGLAPGTGSLTVFTNEKGGAIDDSVITKVTDEHIYLVVNAGCRDKDLAHIEEHMKAFKSKGGDVSWHIHDDRSLLALQGPLAAPVLQHLTKEDLSKLYFGQFQILDINGSTCFLTRTGYTGEDGFEISVPSEHAVDLAKAILEKSEGKVRLTGLGARDSLRLEAGLCLYGNDMEQHISPVEAGLTWAIGKRRRAEGGFLGADVILKQLQDGPTIRRVGFFSSGPPARSHSEVHDESGNKIGEITSGGFSPNLKKNIAMGYVKSGQHKNGTKVKIVVRGKPYEGNITKMPFVATKYYKPS